A single Candidatus Rubidus massiliensis DNA region contains:
- the fadI_2 gene encoding 3-ketoacyl-CoA thiolase, which produces MKERVAIIEGVRTPYCKSNGALKDIYADDLGAVAVQALLAKTGIRGEEVDELIFGNVLQPPDKTNIARVLSVKSGLPISVPSYTVNRNCASGIEAIASGVDRILQGNAQVIIAGGTESMSHFPVLFPNAMRDFLLALQKAKNFKQKIQVLLKFRPSYLYPEMPGISDPLCSLTMGQTAEILAREFKITRKEQDEFAFQSQKRAVEAIKSGKLAEEIIPVFLPPNYANAQLVDEGPRDNQTMDALAKLKPAFDKYTGTVTAGNASPTTDGAAALLLMTETKAKELGLKPLGYIVDYAEAGLQPNKMGLGPVYATSKLLKKTGKELKDFDLIEINEAFAAQVLAVKKAFASDEFAKKELGRDKAIGEIDNDKLNVNGGAIALGHPLGASGVRLVLTLLKELRRRNKNLGLATLCVGGGQGQAMIVEVAND; this is translated from the coding sequence ATGAAAGAAAGAGTTGCAATTATTGAAGGGGTTAGAACCCCTTATTGTAAGTCAAATGGAGCTTTAAAAGACATCTATGCTGATGATTTAGGAGCTGTGGCGGTACAAGCTTTGCTAGCTAAAACTGGCATCAGAGGAGAAGAAGTTGATGAACTAATCTTTGGAAATGTTCTTCAACCACCTGATAAAACTAATATTGCGCGAGTACTATCGGTAAAAAGTGGCTTGCCTATTAGTGTACCTTCTTATACTGTAAACCGCAACTGCGCCTCAGGTATAGAAGCTATAGCTTCAGGAGTTGATCGAATTTTACAGGGGAATGCGCAAGTTATAATTGCGGGTGGGACAGAATCTATGAGTCATTTTCCCGTTTTATTTCCCAATGCAATGAGGGACTTTTTGTTAGCCTTGCAAAAAGCAAAAAATTTCAAACAGAAAATTCAAGTATTATTAAAATTTCGGCCTTCCTATCTATATCCAGAAATGCCAGGCATTAGTGATCCATTATGTAGTTTAACGATGGGGCAAACAGCCGAAATCCTTGCAAGAGAATTTAAAATTACAAGAAAAGAGCAAGATGAATTTGCCTTTCAAAGTCAAAAAAGAGCCGTTGAAGCCATAAAATCTGGAAAGCTTGCTGAAGAAATAATCCCAGTTTTTCTCCCTCCAAATTATGCTAATGCACAGCTTGTCGATGAAGGACCACGAGATAATCAAACAATGGACGCTTTGGCAAAGCTTAAACCTGCATTTGATAAATATACAGGTACGGTAACAGCTGGAAATGCAAGTCCAACCACTGATGGCGCTGCTGCCTTATTATTAATGACAGAGACAAAAGCCAAAGAACTTGGATTGAAACCGCTTGGATATATTGTAGACTATGCAGAAGCTGGATTACAACCAAATAAAATGGGATTGGGGCCAGTTTATGCTACATCTAAATTATTAAAAAAGACAGGGAAAGAACTTAAAGATTTTGATTTAATAGAGATTAATGAGGCTTTTGCAGCTCAAGTTTTAGCTGTAAAAAAAGCTTTTGCATCAGATGAGTTTGCAAAAAAAGAATTGGGAAGAGATAAAGCTATTGGTGAAATAGATAATGATAAGTTAAATGTAAATGGGGGAGCTATAGCTTTAGGGCATCCTTTAGGGGCTTCCGGTGTGCGTTTAGTATTAACTTTGTTAAAAGAGTTGCGAAGAAGAAATAAAAATTTAGGTTTAGCTACGCTATGTGTTGGTGGTGGGCAAGGACAAGCTATGATAGTGGAGGTAGCAAATGACTAA